A section of the Chryseobacterium scophthalmum genome encodes:
- the pafA gene encoding alkaline phosphatase PafA: MFRKISIAAAALLSVITINAQKNKNNQVDRPKLVVGLVIDQMRWDYLYRYYSKYGNDGFKRLLNKGYSLNNVHIPYVPTVTALGHTSIYTGSVPAIHGIAGNDWTDKETGKNVYCTTDENVQPVGTTNVKVGSHSPKNLWSTTVTDELRLATNFQGKVVGVSLKDRASILPAGHTPNGAYWFDDSTGDFITSTYYMNDLPQWVKSFNSQNLPDQLVANGWNTLLPINQYTESSPDNSPWEGLLGSSKTPVFPYSNLAEDYKTKKDNIRYTPFGNTLTLKLAEASVEGENLGADEVTDILAINLASTDYAGHKFGPNSIEVEDVYLRLDQDLAQFFKYLDGKVGKNQYTVFVSADHGGAHSVGFLKEHKINTGFFGEGMEKSLNEKLKAKFGVDKLINGVDNYQIYFDRKLMADNKLELEDIKEFAIKELEKDPTVLYAVSTTEVQEATIPEPIKQRIINGINRQRSGDIQLISHDSMLPPYSKTGTTHSVWNSYDAHIPLIFMGWGIKHGESNKQYHMTDIAPTVSALLHIQFPSGNVGNPITEVLGK, encoded by the coding sequence ATGTTTAGGAAAATTTCAATTGCTGCAGCTGCATTGCTGTCTGTAATTACAATCAATGCTCAGAAAAATAAAAACAATCAGGTTGATAGACCCAAATTGGTAGTAGGTTTGGTCATCGACCAGATGAGGTGGGATTATCTTTACCGATATTACAGCAAATACGGAAATGATGGTTTCAAAAGACTTTTAAATAAAGGATATTCTTTAAATAATGTGCACATTCCTTATGTTCCTACAGTGACAGCTTTAGGGCATACTTCGATTTATACAGGCTCGGTTCCAGCGATTCATGGGATTGCCGGAAATGACTGGACAGACAAAGAAACCGGTAAAAATGTGTACTGTACAACCGATGAAAACGTACAGCCTGTTGGTACAACCAATGTAAAAGTAGGAAGTCATTCTCCGAAAAATCTTTGGTCTACAACCGTTACAGACGAATTAAGATTAGCTACTAATTTTCAGGGGAAAGTAGTTGGAGTTTCTTTGAAAGACAGAGCTTCAATTCTTCCGGCCGGTCATACTCCAAATGGAGCGTATTGGTTTGACGATTCTACCGGAGATTTTATTACGAGTACTTATTATATGAATGACTTGCCTCAATGGGTAAAGTCTTTCAATTCACAAAACTTGCCGGATCAATTGGTTGCAAACGGTTGGAATACTTTATTGCCAATCAATCAATACACAGAAAGTTCGCCAGACAATTCTCCTTGGGAAGGGCTTTTAGGAAGTTCAAAAACTCCTGTTTTCCCCTACAGTAATTTGGCTGAAGATTATAAAACTAAAAAAGACAACATTCGTTACACGCCTTTCGGAAATACTTTAACTTTAAAATTAGCTGAAGCTTCTGTAGAAGGTGAAAATTTAGGAGCTGATGAAGTGACTGATATTTTAGCCATCAATTTAGCTTCAACAGATTATGCGGGACATAAATTTGGCCCAAACTCTATTGAAGTAGAAGATGTTTACCTGAGATTGGATCAGGATCTAGCTCAATTTTTCAAATATCTAGACGGAAAAGTTGGGAAAAACCAATACACCGTTTTTGTTTCTGCAGATCACGGTGGAGCACATTCTGTAGGTTTCCTGAAAGAACATAAAATCAATACAGGATTTTTTGGCGAAGGAATGGAAAAAAGCTTAAATGAAAAACTGAAAGCTAAGTTTGGAGTTGATAAATTAATTAACGGAGTAGATAATTATCAGATTTATTTCGATAGAAAATTAATGGCTGATAATAAGCTTGAGCTAGAAGATATTAAAGAATTTGCGATTAAAGAATTGGAAAAAGATCCAACAGTTTTATATGCAGTTTCTACAACAGAAGTACAGGAAGCAACAATTCCTGAGCCGATCAAACAAAGAATCATCAATGGAATCAACAGACAGAGAAGTGGCGATATTCAGTTGATCTCTCATGATTCTATGCTTCCTCCATACTCAAAAACAGGAACTACACACAGCGTTTGGAATTCTTACGACGCTCACATTCCTTTGATTTTTATGGGATGGGGAATTAAACATGGCGAAAGCAACAAACAATATCACATGACTGATATTGCACCAACGGTTTCAGCTTTGTTGCACATTCAGTTTCCAAGTGGAAATGTGGGTAATCCGATTACCGAAGTTTTAGGAAAGTAA
- a CDS encoding ABC transporter ATP-binding protein gives MENIIEINNLNFGFDSQKLILKNVNLKVPKGSIYGFLGANGAGKSTTMRLIMGLFNDKTNSVKVFNQNVSEIYPEALQNIGALIDYPAFYDHLSGYDNLKIVCIIKNLNTQTIDEVLETVGLSHARNIKMKKYSLGMKQRLAIALALISNPELLVLDEPVNGLDPNGMLEVRELLIKLNREKGVTVFISSHLLLEIDKMVTHLGIISNGEIKFEGSKEQLNDLYKFQKTKFHLNDAEKFNDVLKSQYETELKSETEISVVTNSQMEIAAINTLLVNNGAQIYQISAAGGLEEWFMEITKQN, from the coding sequence ATGGAAAACATTATAGAAATCAATAATCTCAATTTTGGTTTCGACAGTCAGAAGCTTATTCTGAAAAATGTGAATCTTAAAGTTCCAAAAGGTTCAATCTATGGTTTTCTCGGAGCAAACGGAGCCGGGAAATCTACTACGATGAGACTGATTATGGGATTGTTTAACGATAAAACCAATTCGGTAAAAGTTTTCAATCAGAATGTTTCTGAAATTTACCCCGAAGCTTTACAAAATATTGGTGCATTGATCGATTATCCGGCTTTCTACGATCATCTTTCTGGATATGATAATTTAAAAATTGTCTGCATTATCAAAAATCTGAATACTCAGACTATCGATGAGGTTCTGGAAACCGTTGGTCTTTCTCATGCCCGAAATATTAAAATGAAGAAATATTCTTTAGGGATGAAGCAAAGACTTGCGATTGCTTTAGCATTGATCAGTAATCCTGAACTTTTGGTATTGGATGAGCCTGTCAACGGATTAGATCCGAACGGAATGCTTGAAGTACGAGAATTACTCATTAAACTCAATCGTGAAAAGGGAGTCACTGTTTTCATATCAAGTCATTTATTGCTGGAAATCGATAAAATGGTAACGCATTTAGGAATTATCTCCAACGGCGAAATTAAATTTGAAGGAAGTAAAGAACAGCTTAATGATTTATATAAATTTCAAAAAACAAAATTTCATTTGAATGATGCTGAAAAATTTAATGATGTTTTAAAAAGCCAATATGAAACAGAACTGAAGTCTGAAACTGAAATCTCTGTTGTTACCAATTCTCAAATGGAAATTGCAGCAATCAATACGCTTTTGGTGAATAATGGTGCTCAGATCTATCAGATTTCTGCAGCAGGAGGTCTTGAAGAATGGTTTATGGAAATTACAAAACAAAACTAA
- a CDS encoding redoxin family protein yields MKKELKYIKTAFAAEWLKTKNLGLLILALFFALVLPVLSIVVQIFNESSRKYDGVLTSVTKDSLIDGVGSFGTFFMLLFIIIAATRIAQTDHKNNGWTFLETQPLSKFSIYSGKFLVLVALTTISLVTFFVATMISGFLAQVLFPQESLTYAVDFYWVSQTFVRMFVLSLGIISLQMMLSIIIPGFIWPFVIGFVGFVINIVGKIRQETYDYSPYNNIDTALFYKDSYKLNHFFNYTEYLSLFWAIVFFVIGYIWYSRRGFKNAFLRNGGTIAKTLVGIIVFVGIYFFITKPDYPQKDNAVTSIQGNIYSPNEVKTVKIVSEELKEPLADIPVKDGKFSWESKNNLDLATYILIVDKKQYPFVLSKGDKISFDIKSDPKHFEVTLKGTRKAEDQYVIAKSGRFSMFYSFIIADKQLTNDPEEFYKAANEEWEEGKKYLGNYRTKENIYFADDFRQFQQQKNAVALLNAIYDYQKMTSFTNKKFAPPQDLMKELQDIVKKPTSMLLSNVDYKNWKLKEFLPKDGTKNPDSIVFVKLSQMPKSLEKDQLLSFQMLKVMNLIKDENQRNELFKKKFSEFQNSKYQMFVGSQLQVINNQQKGKPFPAIAFEDESGKKMSLAKFKGKYVVIDLWATWCAPCRETTPVFEYQANKYSYNDKLVFLSASIDADKNKWKLDLKNKKSAVIQWWVSDPNVLNNLGVEGIPRFIMIDPEGKIYNANLPRPDETNFINIIDKISENDNFTVSF; encoded by the coding sequence ATGAAAAAAGAATTAAAATATATTAAAACTGCTTTTGCAGCAGAATGGCTTAAAACAAAGAACCTTGGATTGCTCATTTTAGCGCTTTTCTTCGCATTGGTACTTCCTGTTTTAAGCATTGTTGTACAGATTTTTAATGAGAGCTCAAGAAAATATGATGGTGTACTTACCTCTGTAACTAAAGATTCTTTAATCGATGGAGTAGGTTCTTTCGGAACATTTTTCATGCTTCTTTTCATAATTATTGCCGCCACAAGAATTGCACAGACCGATCATAAAAACAACGGCTGGACTTTCCTTGAAACGCAGCCTTTAAGCAAATTCAGTATTTACTCGGGAAAATTTTTGGTTTTAGTGGCACTTACCACGATTTCTTTGGTTACGTTTTTTGTTGCTACGATGATTTCAGGTTTCCTGGCTCAGGTTTTATTTCCTCAGGAGAGTTTAACGTATGCTGTAGATTTTTATTGGGTTTCGCAGACTTTTGTAAGAATGTTTGTTTTGAGTTTAGGCATTATTTCTCTTCAGATGATGTTGTCTATTATAATTCCCGGGTTTATATGGCCATTTGTTATTGGTTTTGTAGGCTTTGTTATTAATATTGTAGGTAAAATAAGACAGGAAACTTATGATTATTCTCCTTACAACAATATCGATACAGCACTTTTTTATAAAGATTCTTATAAGTTGAATCACTTTTTTAATTATACAGAATACTTAAGTCTTTTCTGGGCAATTGTATTTTTTGTGATAGGTTATATTTGGTACAGCAGAAGAGGATTTAAAAATGCTTTTCTGAGAAACGGAGGAACAATTGCTAAAACTTTAGTCGGAATAATAGTTTTTGTAGGAATATATTTCTTTATTACTAAACCAGATTATCCACAAAAAGATAATGCAGTTACTTCAATTCAGGGAAATATTTATTCGCCTAATGAAGTGAAAACTGTAAAAATTGTTTCTGAGGAATTAAAAGAACCTTTAGCCGATATTCCTGTGAAAGATGGTAAATTTTCTTGGGAATCTAAAAATAATTTAGATCTGGCTACATATATTTTAATTGTTGATAAAAAACAGTATCCTTTTGTCTTGTCTAAAGGCGATAAAATAAGTTTTGATATTAAATCTGATCCTAAACATTTTGAAGTTACATTAAAAGGAACCCGAAAAGCAGAAGACCAATATGTGATTGCAAAATCAGGCAGATTTTCTATGTTTTACTCATTTATTATTGCAGATAAGCAGTTGACCAATGATCCTGAAGAGTTTTATAAAGCGGCAAATGAAGAATGGGAAGAAGGAAAAAAATATCTTGGAAATTATCGCACAAAAGAGAATATTTATTTTGCAGACGATTTCAGACAGTTTCAGCAACAGAAAAATGCGGTTGCTCTTTTGAATGCCATTTATGATTATCAGAAAATGACCTCATTTACAAATAAGAAATTTGCGCCGCCTCAAGATTTAATGAAAGAGCTTCAGGATATTGTGAAAAAGCCGACTTCAATGCTTTTATCAAACGTAGATTACAAGAACTGGAAATTAAAAGAGTTTTTACCAAAAGATGGAACAAAAAATCCTGACAGTATCGTTTTTGTAAAGCTTTCGCAAATGCCTAAAAGCTTAGAAAAAGATCAGTTGCTTTCTTTTCAGATGTTGAAAGTAATGAATTTGATTAAAGATGAAAATCAGCGTAACGAACTGTTCAAAAAGAAGTTTTCAGAATTTCAAAATTCTAAATATCAAATGTTTGTGGGCTCTCAGTTGCAGGTGATCAACAATCAGCAAAAAGGAAAACCTTTTCCTGCCATTGCATTTGAAGACGAATCTGGTAAGAAAATGAGTTTGGCTAAATTTAAAGGCAAATATGTTGTAATTGATCTTTGGGCTACTTGGTGTGCTCCTTGTAGAGAGACAACTCCTGTTTTTGAATATCAAGCCAATAAATATTCATATAATGATAAACTGGTATTTCTTTCCGCAAGCATTGATGCAGATAAAAATAAATGGAAACTTGATTTGAAAAATAAGAAATCTGCAGTCATTCAATGGTGGGTTTCTGAT